CTCGATAAGTTCGATATCATCAGCTTCTCTTAAAAGTTTCACGCCCTCATCTAAAATCGCATCGCAGACGATAATCTTTTTTTTCATAACCATATCTCCTTTACTTGAGTATTGATATTGTATTTTTTGAGTTCTTTTTGTATGCTTTCTAGTAGGGTTATATTATCGGTATCAAGGAAAATTTCTGTATTTTTATCTACATGAGTGAGATTATATTTTACAGAAAAAGCATTTAAGGTTTGCTTGAGGCAGAACAAAGAATAAAGATCATTTTTATCTACTATGAGCTGATAGAATTTACTCTTTGGCTCTAAACCACTTTTATCAACATGAAAGCTCATAGAATATCTTTGAGTAGCAGGGCTATAGTCCTTTGAACTCAGGCTTATAAATTTATCTTGCCACTGGGGCTTTCTTTGTGTATCTTCAAGACTAAGTTCCTTACTTTCATCGTATAGTCCCTGAGGCAAAATACCAACAGCACTTCCAAAGCCGATGATAAGATAAACAATCACGGCAACAAGTGCTAAAAACAATATAGCTAGAATGCCAAATAAGCTATATTTTTTAACCATATCTTTGCTTTTTATGAAAGCTGTTCTTTGATGATATCGCCTAAGGTTACTTTGTCGTTATTATTGATTTCATTTAAAACTTCGCGTTCTTTAATTTTATTTAAATTTTTTACACTTAGGCGAATTTTATTTTTTTTCTCATCAACAAAGGCAATTGCCGCTTCAATTTCGTCTTCAAGCTTTAATTCTTCTAATTCTTTAACACTAATATCTTCTTTATGAATAAGTGCATCAACGCCTGGTTCAAGCTCTACAAAAATACCAAAATCTTTTTTATCCTTTATCTTTGCCTTAACAATTTCTCCAATTTTATGATCTTTAATATAGTTTTGTACCGGACTTTGAGTAAGCTCTCTAAGACTTAGAGAAATTTTTTGATTTTCTGTGTCTATTTTGATGATTTTAACTTCTATTTCATCGCCTATTTTAAATAGTTCTTTACATTTAACATTTCTATCCCAAGAAGAATCCTCATTATGAAGTAAGCCTTCAACACCATCTATTTTTACAAAAGCACCAAAAACGGTAAGAGAGGTTATCTTTCCTTTGACTACATCACCAACCTTATGTTTTTTGATAAATTCGTCAAAAGGTTTTAATAAAAGATTTTTTAAAGAAACCCTTAAGCGTTTTTGTGATGGATTAATCTCAATCACTTCAACCTCAAGTTCTTGATTTTTGCTTATATATTCTTTTGGGTGTTTGATATTTTTATCCCAAGAAATTTCACTGATATGCAAAAAGCCCTCTATATCATTGCCTAAATCAACGAAAGCACCATATGGCTCAATGTTTGAAACAATGACCTTAATCGTATCTCCCACTTCTAAGCCATCTTTAATCTCATTCCAAGGATCAGGCATTGCAGCCTTGATAGATAGGGAAAGGTGTTTTTTATCTTTATCGTATTTAATCGCTTTAACAGCAACTTCATCGCCTTCTTTATATAAAGCACTAGGATTTACATGACCCTTATATGAAATTTCACTATAATGAACAAGCCCATCTACGCCACCAACATCAACAAACATACCATAACTTGTAATTTTTTTAATAGTCCCATTAATGGTTTCATCGCTTTGTAAAACATTATTGATGAGATCTTTTCGTTTTTTGCGTTCATCATCAACGATCTTTTTACGCGATACAACTATGCTTTGAGTGTCTTTATCTACCTTGATAATCTTTACTTTCAAGCTTTTATTTAGAGTGTTGCTATCTTTTGAAGAATACTGAGATTTTGGTAAGAAAAACTCAACAGCATTATCATCAACAACAACGAAACCACCTTTATTTTTTCCTATAATTTTTACTTCTATGACCTTTTCATCATCTTCATTATAGTTTTGGATAAATTCAAGAACCTTTTGTTTTCTTAAAGCCTTTTTATGGGATACTAAGGGTTTCCCCCCACGATAACCTATTATTGCAACTTCAAGCTTATCTCCTTCTTTGAATATAAGCTCTTCCTTATCATTTTGTAATTCGTTTATAGGCAAAATGCCTTCCGATTTTTCGCCTATATCCACATAAGCTTCATCATTTTTTATCGCTACTATAACACCTTGTACTACAGAACCTCTATCTTCTTTTTCATACTCGGCAAGTAGTTGTTCAAAATCTTCATTTTCCATGAGATCATCAAAATTTTCTTGAAGCTTTTTATTCCCCTCGTTCATCGTGGTCCTTCTGTATAAAATAAAATCGCTAAATTATATCCTAAATTAGCTTTGATTAGGATTAATCGAGCTTAATTTTTCAATTTTTGCAATCACTGCTTGTATAATCCAATCAGGAGTGCTTGCCCCAGCACTGATCCCACAATGCTTTTTGCCCTCAAACCAAGCTTTTTCAAGCTCATTTTCAGTTTCTATCAAGTAACTATCCTCGCAGTAGTTTTTGGAGATCAAAAAAAGTTGTTTGGTATTAGCTGAGTTTTTGCCACCCACGATGATCATCACATCACTTTTTTTAGAAAGCTCGGTAATGGCTTCTTGATTTTTAAAAGTTGCGTCACAAATGGTGTTAAAAACCCGCACTTCCTTAACTCTAAGCATGAGAAAATTAACAATTTGCATAAAGGCTTCAACCTTTTTTGTTGTTTGGCTAACAACAGCTATTTTGCTTGGTAGCTTAATGTTTTCAAGTTCGCTTTTATCAAGCACGACATAAGCTTTCGTGCTTACATAGCTTTTTACACCCTTAACTTCTGGGTGATTTTCATCGCCAAAAATCACAACCTCATAGCCCTCATTACTCATCTTTTCGCAAATTTGCTGAGGTTTGGTTACAAAGGGGCAGGTTGCATCAAAAATTTCAATATCTTTTTTCTTAAGCTTAGCCAAATCATCTTTTGTGATCCCATGTGTTCTTATGATAGCTTTTTTTTCATCTTTTAGTTCGTGTATGTTTTGTAAGGTTTTGACATTAAAACTGCTTTTAAGCCTTGAAATTTCCTCGTTATTGTGGATAAGAGGACCTATGGTCGCGGCATCTTTGATCTGCTCAGCTTTTTTAATCGCCCTTTTTACGCCAAAACAAAAGCCGTAATTCTTAGCTAGCTCAATAATCAATCTTAGCCCCCAAACCTAGTAATAAATCCTTAAAATTTGGAAAAGAGGTATTAATGCACTCACTCTCATCAATGCTCACCCCACAAAACAAGCCCAAAACTGCAAAACTCATCGCTATCCTGTGATCGCCATAGCTTTGAATCTGTGCAAATTTAGGCTTTCCACCTATAATCTCAAAGCCATCTTCAAGCTCCCTAGCTTCAATGCCGCATTTTTGTAAATTTGTAACCACAGCCTTGATCCTATCGCTTTCTTTTACGCGAAGTTCTTTGGCATTTTTTAAAACACTTTTTCCCTTAGCAAAGGCAAAAGCTATGGCAAGAGCAGGTGCTTCATCGATGAGCCAAGCGATATTTTCGCTTACACAAATGCCCTGAAGCTCGCTACTTTGGGCTGAAATTTCGCCAATTTGCTCAAAGCTGTTTTCATAAAATTTATACTCAATCTTTGCACCCATAGCTTGCAAAACCTTGTAAGCTTCGATACGAGTGGGATTTAGCAAGATATTTTTAAGCGTGATTTTTGAATTTGGCAAGATAAGAGCTGCTAAGATAAAATAAAATGCTGATGAGGGATCATTTGGAATGGTGATATCAAGGGGATCTAAAGCCTTTTTAAGAGGCGAAATTTCAAGACTTAAGCCATCTTGTGAGCTTTTTAACGGAGCATTCATCGCTTTAAGCATCAGTTCGCTATGGTTTCGGCTAAGACTTGGCTCTTTAAAATAGCAAGTTTTATCCGCATTAAAAGCAGCTAAGATCATCGCTGTTTTAACCTGAGCTGAGGCGATTTTGCTTTCATAATCAAAGCTTTTAAGCTTATTTGCCTGTATGCAAAGAGGAGCTAAATTTGCATTTTCCCTTCCATAAATTTGCGCACCTATTTGTTTTAGAGGCTCGCTAAGCCTTTTCATCGGGCGTTTGTTCAAGTACTCATCTCCACTTAAGACAAAAAAGCCCTCAAAACCGCTTAAAAAGCCCATCATTAAACGCATGGCAGTTCCTGAATTGCCACATTCTAAAACACAATCAGGCTCTTTGATCTTTAAAGGCGGAGTTATAGCAACTTCATCTTTATCGCACGTAACTTTTGCGCCTAAGTTTTCTATGATCTTAAGAGTATTTAGCGTATCTTGTGCTAAAAGATAGTTTTTTGCTTTGCTTTGTTTGTCGCTTAAAAGTGAAAATATCGCAAAGCGGTGGCTTATGCTTTTATCAGCTGCGATATTTTCTAAGGTAGCATGAAAAGAGCTTAAAGGTAGGATTTTCATCGCAAATTTAGCCCTAAATCTTTTTTCAAAGCATCTAAAATTTTTTGCATAGCCTCATTGATCTCACTATCTTCTAAAGTTTTTTCTAGGTTTTGAAATATAAAATTAATGCTGAGACTAAAATAATCACTTAAACTTTCATCACTATAAAGATCAGTTATCCTAAAACTTTGTAAATTTGGTATTTTAAGCTTAGTGATAAGTTCTTTTATAGGCTCATAACTTAGATTTTTTGGAACAAGTATGCTTAAATCCCTACTTATGCTTGGAAATTTTGAGTAAGGTTTTGCAACCTTTTCTTTAAATTTAAGCTTGTAAAGATTGATTTCACAAAGATAAGTTTTCGGTAGGTTTCTTTCTTTTTCTATTTTTAAGTGGACTCTTCCCACAAAACCTAAATTTACTCCATTTTGATAGATAAAAGCTTGTTCGTATGGACTTAAGAAATCCTCTTTGCTTTGCTTAAGTTCAAATTTGCCTATAATGCTTTGGATTTCAAATAAAAAGTCATAAAAATCTATAGTCTTTGGTTTGGCTTTGTTTGAAATTTTCGCTTCTTCTTTTAGTCCAGAATTTAAAAAGGCTATTTTATGAATTTCTTGTGTTTCGTAATTAAACACAGCTCCACTTTCAAAGAGTTTAACACTTTTTTTGCCATTACTAATGTTTAAATTTGCAGCGTTTAAAAGATGATTGATTAAAGTTGGACGCAAAGTATCAAGATCGGAGTTTAAAGGATTACTTAGCTTTAACTTGCTTGTACTAAAACCTAGTTTTACAAGCTCTTCTTTGCTGTCAAGTACATAATGCACACTTTCAAAATACCCAAGAGCAACAGCCCTTGATCTAAGCTTTTTAAGTTCTAAATATTCTTTATAGGTATCATTGATACGAGTTTGCTCCTTAAATTCTAAGGCTTTTGAAGCGATATTATCTATGCCCACTATACGCACAATTTCTTCGCATATATCATAAAGATTTTCTACATCACTTCTATGCATAGGCACTTTGACATTGATAAGATTTTCATCGACGATAAAAACTTCAAATTCTAAGCGTTTTAAGATACGAACAATATCGTTTTTATCTATATCCTTGCCGATAATTTTACTCACTTCGCTTGCAGTAATTTTGATTTCTTGTAAAGATTTTTGTAGCTGGATATGTTGAGAGCCTGTGTAGATGCTAATATTATCATATTTTGATATTTTATTGATGAGATAATTCATGCCTATATCAAGCTTAGGCTCACTTCCTCTAAAACTTCTATAAAAAATATTTTCATCAATCTTCTTATAGTGTGGTTTTGCTTGAGCAATGATTTTAGGTATGGTATAACTTGATTCTATAATAATAATTTGTGATTGATCAAGTTTAGAGCATTCTTCTTGATATATCCCAACTGTGTTTAAAAGCTTATCTTCATGATAAACCTTGCTTTCTCCATTTTTTTCTTTTGTGATTTTAAAGATAAGTTCTTCATCTTGATCTTTTTCAAGTGTCTTAAAGTCATAAGCATTAAAAATCACTCCGGTTGCATGTGTGGCATAGTTTAAAAAATTAATCACATCATTTTCGCCTAAATTTTCAATGGTAGCAAGTCTTAGTCTAAGAAGTAAGCTTGTTACGACAGGATTTTTAAATTCTATAATTCTATACTTAAACGAGCTGTTGAGTTCTTTATCAGCTGAAAGTCTAAGCATTCTTCCTATACCTTTTGAATTTTCAGGCTCAACGAAGTCTTTTCGTTTTTTCATATCTATATCATAGGCTGCTGATAAATCTCTTGCTATGCCATACACACTAAGGCAATCTCCACGATTTGGCGTAAGTTCAACCTCTATAAAATCATCATTGAAAAGTGGATAAGCATTCAAAGCCTTACCCGTTATGAGTTCTCCCATGCTATCATCTAAGATCATGATACCATCACATAGCTTTGCAAAACCAAGTTCAGTGCTAGAGCATATCATGCCAAAGCTTTCCACTCCTCTTAATTTTGTTTTTTTTATGCTTGTATCTCCAAGCTTTGCACCAACAAGAGCAACAGCTACAAATTGCCCCTCATCTACATTTTTTGCCCCACAAACGATTTGTAAATCTTCTTCGCCCACATCAACCTTGCAAATGCTAAGCTTATCTGAATTTTCATGTTTTATCTTTTCTTTGACAAAACCTACAACAACCTTATCAGGAACTTTTAAA
This genomic interval from Campylobacter sp. MIT 99-7217 contains the following:
- a CDS encoding 4-hydroxy-3-methylbut-2-enyl diphosphate reductase; translated protein: MIIELAKNYGFCFGVKRAIKKAEQIKDAATIGPLIHNNEEISRLKSSFNVKTLQNIHELKDEKKAIIRTHGITKDDLAKLKKKDIEIFDATCPFVTKPQQICEKMSNEGYEVVIFGDENHPEVKGVKSYVSTKAYVVLDKSELENIKLPSKIAVVSQTTKKVEAFMQIVNFLMLRVKEVRVFNTICDATFKNQEAITELSKKSDVMIIVGGKNSANTKQLFLISKNYCEDSYLIETENELEKAWFEGKKHCGISAGASTPDWIIQAVIAKIEKLSSINPNQS
- a CDS encoding 30S ribosomal protein S1, whose protein sequence is MNEGNKKLQENFDDLMENEDFEQLLAEYEKEDRGSVVQGVIVAIKNDEAYVDIGEKSEGILPINELQNDKEELIFKEGDKLEVAIIGYRGGKPLVSHKKALRKQKVLEFIQNYNEDDEKVIEVKIIGKNKGGFVVVDDNAVEFFLPKSQYSSKDSNTLNKSLKVKIIKVDKDTQSIVVSRKKIVDDERKKRKDLINNVLQSDETINGTIKKITSYGMFVDVGGVDGLVHYSEISYKGHVNPSALYKEGDEVAVKAIKYDKDKKHLSLSIKAAMPDPWNEIKDGLEVGDTIKVIVSNIEPYGAFVDLGNDIEGFLHISEISWDKNIKHPKEYISKNQELEVEVIEINPSQKRLRVSLKNLLLKPFDEFIKKHKVGDVVKGKITSLTVFGAFVKIDGVEGLLHNEDSSWDRNVKCKELFKIGDEIEVKIIKIDTENQKISLSLRELTQSPVQNYIKDHKIGEIVKAKIKDKKDFGIFVELEPGVDALIHKEDISVKELEELKLEDEIEAAIAFVDEKKNKIRLSVKNLNKIKEREVLNEINNNDKVTLGDIIKEQLS
- the pheT gene encoding phenylalanine--tRNA ligase subunit beta, giving the protein MIITRTWLSEFIDISEKTLQDLVQTLNSIGIEVDKAHSLKVPDKVVVGFVKEKIKHENSDKLSICKVDVGEEDLQIVCGAKNVDEGQFVAVALVGAKLGDTSIKKTKLRGVESFGMICSSTELGFAKLCDGIMILDDSMGELITGKALNAYPLFNDDFIEVELTPNRGDCLSVYGIARDLSAAYDIDMKKRKDFVEPENSKGIGRMLRLSADKELNSSFKYRIIEFKNPVVTSLLLRLRLATIENLGENDVINFLNYATHATGVIFNAYDFKTLEKDQDEELIFKITKEKNGESKVYHEDKLLNTVGIYQEECSKLDQSQIIIIESSYTIPKIIAQAKPHYKKIDENIFYRSFRGSEPKLDIGMNYLINKISKYDNISIYTGSQHIQLQKSLQEIKITASEVSKIIGKDIDKNDIVRILKRLEFEVFIVDENLINVKVPMHRSDVENLYDICEEIVRIVGIDNIASKALEFKEQTRINDTYKEYLELKKLRSRAVALGYFESVHYVLDSKEELVKLGFSTSKLKLSNPLNSDLDTLRPTLINHLLNAANLNISNGKKSVKLFESGAVFNYETQEIHKIAFLNSGLKEEAKISNKAKPKTIDFYDFLFEIQSIIGKFELKQSKEDFLSPYEQAFIYQNGVNLGFVGRVHLKIEKERNLPKTYLCEINLYKLKFKEKVAKPYSKFPSISRDLSILVPKNLSYEPIKELITKLKIPNLQSFRITDLYSDESLSDYFSLSINFIFQNLEKTLEDSEINEAMQKILDALKKDLGLNLR
- the aroA gene encoding 3-phosphoshikimate 1-carboxyvinyltransferase, encoding MKILPLSSFHATLENIAADKSISHRFAIFSLLSDKQSKAKNYLLAQDTLNTLKIIENLGAKVTCDKDEVAITPPLKIKEPDCVLECGNSGTAMRLMMGFLSGFEGFFVLSGDEYLNKRPMKRLSEPLKQIGAQIYGRENANLAPLCIQANKLKSFDYESKIASAQVKTAMILAAFNADKTCYFKEPSLSRNHSELMLKAMNAPLKSSQDGLSLEISPLKKALDPLDITIPNDPSSAFYFILAALILPNSKITLKNILLNPTRIEAYKVLQAMGAKIEYKFYENSFEQIGEISAQSSELQGICVSENIAWLIDEAPALAIAFAFAKGKSVLKNAKELRVKESDRIKAVVTNLQKCGIEARELEDGFEIIGGKPKFAQIQSYGDHRIAMSFAVLGLFCGVSIDESECINTSFPNFKDLLLGLGAKIDY